A portion of the Francisella uliginis genome contains these proteins:
- the lepB gene encoding signal peptidase I, whose translation MELFNYFLDLGFTFWLLFLTLASGLIYAIDYFFFQKPRLAPYKEHLDGLNKKQKRQFYKDNDLKAPFIADQARSLFSVFVIVFFIRTFFIGNFLIPTASMTPTLPVGDFIFVNKTAYGIRAPFSNETLIKMGEPKRGDIVVFHFPVNPNVDFVKRVIGLPGDVISYKDKMLTINGKKLKYTNCDKDAVNYYNQSISDGAGDTICTEDLDGVKHQVDWIESVKGNNFENLKVPARHYFVMGDNRDNSEDSRYWGFVPEKDLVGKAKLVWMSWDKIDKKVRWDQIGKVF comes from the coding sequence ATGGAATTATTTAATTATTTCTTAGATTTAGGTTTTACATTTTGGTTATTATTCTTAACTTTAGCTAGTGGTTTGATCTATGCTATAGATTATTTCTTTTTCCAAAAGCCGAGACTAGCTCCTTATAAAGAACACTTAGATGGACTTAATAAAAAACAAAAACGACAGTTTTATAAAGACAATGATTTAAAAGCACCTTTTATAGCAGATCAAGCAAGATCATTATTTAGTGTTTTTGTTATAGTGTTTTTTATAAGAACATTTTTTATTGGCAATTTTTTAATTCCAACAGCATCGATGACACCAACATTACCTGTTGGTGATTTTATTTTTGTAAATAAAACAGCATATGGTATAAGAGCACCATTTTCAAATGAGACCTTAATAAAGATGGGTGAGCCTAAGCGTGGGGATATCGTTGTGTTTCATTTCCCAGTTAATCCAAATGTTGATTTTGTCAAAAGAGTTATAGGCCTACCAGGTGATGTTATATCGTATAAAGACAAAATGTTAACGATAAATGGTAAAAAGCTTAAGTATACTAATTGTGACAAAGATGCAGTAAATTACTATAATCAGTCTATATCAGATGGTGCTGGTGATACTATTTGTACAGAAGATCTTGATGGTGTTAAGCATCAAGTTGATTGGATAGAGTCGGTCAAAGGCAACAATTTCGAAAACTTAAAAGTTCCTGCAAGGCACTACTTTGTTATGGGAGACAACCGTGATAATAGTGAGGATAGTCGCTATTGGGGATTTGTTCCAGAGAAAGATCTAGTTGGAAAAGCTAAATTAGTATGGATGAGCTGGGACAAAATAGATAAGAAAGTGCGCTGGGATCAAATCGGAAAGGTTTTTTAA
- the proC gene encoding pyrroline-5-carboxylate reductase, with product MKICFIGGGNMASAMIAGMVAHGYNSQDIIVFDRNEEKLESLVQKYSIKTSNSLIDTVKQADILILSIKPQGMADLIKQIRDFVTDRQMIVTVAAGIETKAYEKLFAKEVSFVRSIPNTPSSLGYGATGVYFNDNVNDTAKKMIIDIMKTMGVVTVVEDEKEIDVIAAVASSGPAYYFQFMEHMINAAIKRGLEKSQAEKLVAQTCLGAAQMALNSDQDIATLRKNVTSKNGITFEALQTFEKFDLGGIVDKAIQANTDRAKELTQEFSDNL from the coding sequence ATGAAAATATGTTTTATTGGTGGTGGAAATATGGCATCAGCGATGATAGCCGGTATGGTAGCTCATGGTTATAATAGCCAAGATATAATCGTTTTTGATAGAAACGAAGAGAAGCTCGAGAGTTTAGTTCAAAAGTATTCTATTAAAACTTCTAATTCTCTAATAGACACAGTTAAGCAGGCAGATATTCTAATATTGTCGATTAAGCCACAAGGAATGGCTGATTTAATTAAGCAAATTAGAGACTTTGTTACGGATCGACAAATGATAGTAACAGTTGCCGCTGGTATAGAAACAAAAGCATATGAAAAACTTTTTGCTAAAGAAGTTTCGTTTGTTAGAAGCATTCCAAATACACCTAGTAGCTTAGGTTATGGAGCTACAGGAGTATATTTTAATGATAATGTGAATGATACAGCTAAAAAAATGATTATCGATATTATGAAGACTATGGGTGTAGTAACAGTAGTTGAAGATGAAAAAGAAATTGATGTTATCGCAGCTGTAGCAAGTTCTGGGCCGGCTTATTATTTTCAGTTTATGGAACATATGATTAATGCAGCTATTAAAAGAGGGCTGGAAAAATCACAAGCAGAGAAGTTAGTTGCACAAACATGTCTAGGTGCGGCACAGATGGCTTTAAATAGTGATCAAGATATAGCAACTTTAAGAAAAAATGTCACATCAAAAAATGGTATAACATTTGAAGCTTTACAAACATTTGAGAAATTTGATCTTGGAGGTATTGTGGATAAAGCAATTCAAGCAAATACAGATAGAGCAAAAGAGTTAACTCAAGAGTTTAGTGACAATTTATAA
- the rnr gene encoding ribonuclease R, with product MSKYSIQNDPNKDLEAQKYDNPIPSREVILNYIKDTKLPVSIENIATALEIFKKSLFEGLVNRLGAMVRDEQLEKDKSYYSLPEMVPIYITSKVTSDRDSRLELFSNTLNTKVGILSYQSKLVMVGDEVTAKVLGINKRGRVEAEIKTIVSRAQKTVTGYYYKSFDCHFIKPISKNITNDIVLLPPKEKIEHNSLIEVEIIVQPSVNSCAVAKFKQEVEAVSPVKEAMMMATQKYDLVEQWSKKALRYLDSISEEVSVGSRVDLRDKHFVTIDGEDAKDFDDAVYAHKTKSGSWKLYVAIADVSNYVAKDSGLDLDAKRRSTSVYFPGYVIPMLPEKLSNGLCSLRPEEDRYSLVCEMNISKQGKLSRYNFYSAVINSKARLTYTEVAKLLEKKQNTIVEKNPELVPNLFDLYDLFKVLHGAREIRGAIDFDTVETQIILDEHNHIDSIVPRHRNDAHRLIEECMLVANVAAAKFMIKHKKTSPFRVHSEPKEDRMETLKKYLSRHGIHLAYGKDGKVTPKALSEMLESIKDRADYDDIQMMTLRSMNQAVYSINNDGHFGLAYKEYTHFTSPIRRYPDLVVHRIIKSIINEYKHGGADYKASELANICDNASQQERNADGASKQVENWLKCYFMQDYIGHVLEAQVKHVNGLGLFAELKDMYIEGLIHVSAIPGDYYIYDETKDILIGKRTHKVYKIGQNITVRVVRADLDRIHIDFELYDPHTSKPFDAGVTDRPSAKKPKKNKKVKKKRARRRKKNNSSKKEATKT from the coding sequence GTGAGTAAATATAGCATACAAAATGATCCTAATAAGGATCTAGAAGCACAAAAATACGATAACCCTATACCGAGTAGAGAGGTTATATTAAATTATATAAAAGATACTAAGCTACCTGTAAGTATTGAGAATATAGCGACAGCATTAGAGATTTTTAAAAAAAGTCTATTTGAGGGGTTAGTCAATCGCCTTGGAGCTATGGTTAGGGATGAGCAGTTAGAGAAAGATAAATCATACTATAGTTTGCCAGAGATGGTTCCTATTTATATAACTTCAAAAGTTACATCTGATAGAGATTCACGATTAGAGTTATTTAGTAATACTTTAAATACTAAAGTTGGCATTTTATCGTACCAATCAAAGCTAGTAATGGTTGGTGATGAGGTTACAGCTAAAGTTCTAGGTATAAATAAGAGAGGCAGGGTTGAGGCTGAAATAAAAACTATTGTTTCAAGAGCTCAAAAGACTGTTACAGGATATTATTATAAAAGTTTTGATTGCCACTTTATAAAACCAATAAGCAAAAATATAACTAATGATATTGTTCTTCTACCACCAAAAGAGAAGATCGAACATAATTCATTAATAGAAGTAGAAATAATTGTTCAACCAAGTGTAAATAGTTGCGCTGTTGCTAAATTTAAACAAGAAGTCGAAGCTGTATCTCCTGTCAAGGAAGCTATGATGATGGCGACGCAAAAGTATGATTTAGTTGAACAGTGGAGTAAAAAAGCACTTAGGTATTTAGACAGTATCTCTGAAGAGGTGTCTGTTGGTAGTAGGGTAGATTTACGTGATAAGCATTTTGTAACTATAGATGGTGAAGATGCTAAAGATTTTGATGATGCTGTATATGCACATAAGACAAAGAGTGGTAGTTGGAAGTTATATGTCGCAATTGCTGATGTATCAAATTATGTAGCAAAAGACTCTGGTTTAGATTTAGATGCTAAGCGTCGTTCAACTTCAGTTTATTTTCCTGGCTATGTTATACCAATGTTACCAGAGAAACTTTCTAATGGCTTATGTTCACTAAGGCCTGAAGAAGATCGATATTCTCTTGTTTGTGAGATGAATATTAGTAAGCAAGGTAAGCTCTCAAGATATAACTTTTATTCAGCTGTTATTAATTCAAAAGCAAGACTTACTTATACAGAAGTTGCTAAACTTTTAGAGAAAAAACAAAATACTATTGTTGAAAAAAATCCTGAATTAGTACCTAATCTATTTGATTTATACGATTTATTTAAAGTACTACATGGTGCTAGGGAAATTAGAGGTGCGATAGATTTTGATACTGTCGAAACTCAGATAATCCTTGATGAGCATAACCATATAGATTCAATTGTGCCAAGGCATCGTAATGATGCTCATAGGTTGATTGAGGAATGTATGCTTGTGGCGAATGTTGCGGCTGCTAAATTTATGATTAAGCATAAGAAAACTTCACCATTTAGAGTTCATAGTGAACCTAAAGAAGATCGTATGGAGACTCTGAAAAAATATCTATCAAGGCATGGTATACATCTAGCTTATGGTAAGGATGGTAAGGTTACACCAAAAGCCTTATCTGAGATGCTTGAGAGTATAAAAGATCGTGCTGATTATGATGATATTCAGATGATGACTTTACGTAGTATGAATCAAGCGGTATATAGTATAAACAACGATGGACATTTTGGTTTAGCGTATAAAGAATATACTCACTTTACCTCGCCAATTAGAAGATATCCTGATCTAGTAGTGCATAGAATTATTAAATCAATTATTAATGAATATAAGCATGGTGGGGCAGACTATAAAGCATCTGAGTTAGCTAATATTTGTGATAATGCTTCACAGCAAGAGCGTAATGCTGATGGAGCTTCTAAACAAGTGGAAAATTGGCTTAAATGTTACTTTATGCAAGATTACATTGGTCATGTTTTAGAGGCACAAGTCAAACATGTTAATGGCTTGGGACTTTTTGCTGAATTAAAAGATATGTATATAGAAGGTCTGATACATGTTTCAGCTATTCCGGGAGATTATTATATCTATGATGAGACTAAAGATATACTTATAGGCAAAAGGACTCATAAGGTTTATAAAATTGGTCAAAATATAACGGTAAGAGTTGTTAGGGCTGACTTAGATAGGATACATATTGATTTTGAACTATATGATCCTCATACTAGTAAGCCTTTTGATGCCGGCGTTACTGATAGACCATCTGCTAAAAAACCAAAGAAAAATAAAAAGGTTAAAAAGAAAAGAGCTAGGCGTAGAAAAAAGAATAATTCTAGCAAAAAAGAAGCTACTAAAACTTAA
- the rnc gene encoding ribonuclease III, with translation MIPEYSRLYNILGYKFKDHTLLIRALTHRSKTKKNYERLEFLGDSILGFVIAEELYLKFPDMAEGKLSQIRSKLVKGATLAQLALQFKIDEYVILGASEQGGQKREKILEDIFEAIIGAIYLDSDFRTVKKVVLSWYKDVIANINLNSVKIKDNKSKLQEILLQNSLSLPEYSIETIEGKDHEQIFTVKVSSNELGVNIKAQGTSRRKAEQQAAGKMIEILAKQGLHEKK, from the coding sequence ATGATTCCTGAATACTCTAGACTTTATAATATTCTTGGTTATAAGTTTAAAGATCATACTCTTTTAATAAGAGCTCTAACTCATCGTAGTAAAACAAAGAAAAACTATGAAAGATTAGAGTTCTTAGGGGATTCTATCCTTGGTTTTGTGATAGCAGAAGAGTTATACCTTAAGTTTCCAGATATGGCGGAAGGTAAACTTTCTCAGATAAGATCAAAGCTAGTCAAAGGAGCAACTTTAGCTCAATTAGCTTTACAGTTTAAGATTGATGAGTATGTTATCTTAGGTGCAAGCGAGCAAGGCGGACAAAAGAGAGAAAAAATACTTGAGGATATTTTTGAAGCTATAATTGGAGCTATTTATCTAGATAGTGATTTTAGAACTGTTAAGAAAGTTGTGCTTAGTTGGTATAAAGATGTAATAGCAAATATCAATTTAAATAGCGTCAAAATAAAAGATAACAAATCAAAGCTTCAAGAAATTCTTTTACAAAATTCTCTAAGTTTGCCTGAATATAGTATTGAGACTATAGAAGGTAAAGATCATGAGCAGATTTTTACTGTTAAAGTAAGCTCGAATGAGCTAGGGGTTAACATAAAAGCTCAAGGTACATCGCGTAGAAAGGCAGAACAACAAGCTGCTGGTAAAATGATAGAAATATTAGCAAAGCAAGGCTTACATGAAAAAAAATAG
- a CDS encoding DUF3833 domain-containing protein yields MKRLIYKIGVIIMALGLFGCSADISSYKGEGPKLDLQKYLRGKIVGTGIIQDYKGKVIKKFDFSGTASWDGDIGTFDENMVYYNGEKDHRIWKIKKISDNYYEGTTGDVIGKAKIQVEGNAMNWQYQMNIPVGDKKYKISFDDWMYLMHDGVLINKNTFKKFGITVGSLTLFMHKENTGE; encoded by the coding sequence ATGAAGAGATTAATATATAAAATAGGAGTAATTATTATGGCATTAGGACTTTTTGGATGCTCTGCTGATATTTCTAGCTATAAAGGCGAAGGTCCAAAGCTAGATTTACAAAAATATCTGCGAGGTAAAATAGTCGGTACTGGAATCATTCAAGATTATAAAGGTAAGGTTATTAAGAAATTTGACTTCTCTGGTACTGCTAGCTGGGATGGAGATATTGGTACCTTCGATGAAAATATGGTTTATTACAACGGTGAAAAAGATCATCGAATTTGGAAAATCAAAAAAATATCTGATAACTATTATGAAGGTACAACAGGTGATGTTATTGGCAAAGCTAAGATTCAGGTCGAAGGTAATGCTATGAACTGGCAATATCAAATGAATATACCTGTTGGTGATAAAAAATATAAAATTAGTTTTGATGATTGGATGTATCTAATGCATGATGGAGTATTAATAAATAAAAATACTTTCAAAAAGTTTGGTATAACTGTTGGATCACTAACACTATTTATGCATAAGGAAAATACTGGAGAGTAG
- a CDS encoding response regulator, with product MRLLLAEDDLNLGEGLLEALQKEGFVVNLVSDGEAAQTFIESGLYDIIVLDIGLPIKTGLEVLRNIRNKGIKVPILLLTARDGLEDRIKGLDLGADDYLTKPFELKELVARIKAISRRIDKRSGKKVTEEIKFGDYSFNPSSETVTKNGMIISVSKKELALLTILVQNAGRVVPKTQLLEEVYATDKEMDTNTLEVHMHNLRKKLNIPGFIQTIRGVGYFVQKDKIVK from the coding sequence ATGAGACTATTATTAGCAGAAGATGATCTGAATCTAGGAGAAGGGTTATTGGAAGCTTTACAGAAAGAAGGTTTTGTCGTAAATTTGGTTTCTGATGGTGAGGCTGCACAAACTTTTATAGAATCAGGTCTTTATGACATAATAGTGTTAGATATTGGTTTACCTATTAAAACTGGTTTGGAAGTTCTTAGAAATATAAGAAATAAAGGTATCAAGGTGCCAATTTTACTATTAACTGCTAGAGATGGTCTAGAAGATAGAATTAAAGGCTTAGATCTAGGTGCTGATGACTACTTAACAAAACCTTTTGAACTTAAAGAACTAGTTGCAAGAATTAAAGCTATCTCTCGTAGGATAGATAAAAGATCAGGTAAAAAAGTTACTGAGGAAATTAAATTTGGCGATTATAGTTTTAATCCTAGCTCAGAAACTGTTACTAAAAATGGTATGATTATATCTGTATCTAAAAAAGAGTTAGCACTTTTAACTATTTTAGTACAAAATGCTGGTCGAGTTGTTCCTAAAACACAGCTTTTAGAAGAAGTTTATGCAACAGATAAGGAAATGGATACAAATACCTTAGAAGTCCATATGCATAACTTAAGAAAGAAACTAAATATCCCAGGTTTTATTCAAACAATAAGAGGGGTTGGTTACTTTGTACAAAAGGATAAAATAGTTAAGTAA
- a CDS encoding acyl-CoA desaturase, translating to MQQQSNKFTIIAFSAMHLACLAIFFVNYNITALLVFVITFSMRTFALTAGYHRYFSHKAFQTSRVFQFILALVGTWASQKGPLWWSGHHRYHHIHSDKETDMHSPKNGVFQAHVGWVFEARSDEVDPKFIKDWVKYPEIVWLDKYAHESFALYLVGLFILGSCISYFYPALGTSGLAFVFWGGILSTVLLYHTTFSVNSICHIFGSRDYQTTDNSRNNWLVALITFGEGWHNNHHKFAYSIRNNLKFWQIDITYMILCVLKKLRIVWDFKQPKKTA from the coding sequence ATGCAACAACAATCAAATAAATTCACAATAATAGCTTTTAGCGCAATGCACTTAGCATGCTTAGCAATATTTTTTGTGAATTATAATATTACAGCTCTTTTAGTATTTGTTATAACTTTTAGTATGAGGACATTTGCCCTTACTGCTGGCTATCATCGCTACTTCTCGCATAAGGCTTTTCAAACATCACGAGTATTTCAATTTATATTAGCTTTGGTAGGTACATGGGCTTCACAGAAAGGACCTCTTTGGTGGTCAGGACATCATAGGTACCATCATATCCATTCAGATAAAGAAACAGATATGCACTCTCCTAAGAATGGAGTTTTTCAAGCCCATGTTGGCTGGGTATTTGAAGCAAGAAGTGATGAGGTAGATCCTAAATTTATCAAAGACTGGGTTAAGTATCCTGAGATAGTATGGCTTGATAAATATGCTCATGAATCTTTTGCATTATATTTAGTTGGACTTTTTATACTAGGTAGTTGTATTAGCTACTTCTATCCAGCTCTTGGGACTTCTGGACTTGCTTTTGTATTTTGGGGAGGTATATTAAGTACAGTACTACTTTATCACACTACTTTTAGTGTAAATTCAATTTGCCATATTTTTGGATCTAGAGATTACCAAACCACTGATAATAGTCGCAATAATTGGCTAGTTGCCCTAATAACATTTGGTGAAGGTTGGCACAACAATCATCATAAATTTGCTTACTCAATAAGAAATAATCTTAAATTCTGGCAAATAGATATAACTTATATGATCTTGTGTGTACTTAAAAAGCTTAGAATTGTCTGGGATTTTAAACAGCCTAAGAAAACTGCCTAA
- a CDS encoding SDR family NAD(P)-dependent oxidoreductase, with the protein MQKFANKTIWIIGATDGIGKALLQKLDDSIQANFIISSRSEKKLQDISDQLKNKVEIISFDVADFVEFEKAAKSALSYNPDFIIYLPAFYEPSLISDIAISNLDKTIQTNLTAVFYLIRFVLPYLKYNSHCQLAITASVAGYIGLPKSQPYAASKAGVINLVESLKAENPDLDIRLINPSFVKTKLTDKNNFKMPALLEPQQAADCIIKGLQSNKFEVHFTKKFTIILKLIASLPYKLYFKIAKKMI; encoded by the coding sequence ATGCAAAAATTTGCAAATAAAACTATATGGATAATAGGTGCTACAGATGGTATAGGTAAAGCACTTTTACAAAAATTAGATGACTCTATACAAGCTAACTTTATAATATCTTCTCGCTCTGAAAAAAAGCTTCAAGATATTTCTGATCAGCTAAAAAATAAAGTCGAGATAATAAGCTTTGATGTCGCTGATTTTGTAGAGTTTGAAAAAGCTGCTAAATCTGCTTTATCCTATAATCCAGATTTTATAATTTACCTACCAGCTTTCTATGAACCATCTTTGATTAGTGATATTGCTATTTCAAATCTAGATAAAACAATACAGACAAACCTTACAGCTGTCTTTTATCTAATTAGGTTTGTATTACCATATTTAAAATACAATTCTCATTGTCAGCTAGCTATTACAGCAAGTGTCGCAGGTTATATTGGCTTACCAAAATCACAACCTTATGCAGCAAGCAAAGCTGGTGTTATCAACTTAGTTGAAAGCTTAAAGGCAGAGAACCCTGATCTAGATATTCGTCTAATTAATCCTAGTTTTGTAAAAACTAAGCTAACTGATAAAAATAATTTTAAAATGCCAGCTCTACTTGAACCACAACAAGCGGCAGATTGTATTATCAAAGGCCTGCAATCTAATAAATTTGAGGTTCATTTTACGAAGAAATTCACTATAATTCTAAAACTAATTGCTTCATTACCTTATAAGCTATACTTTAAGATTGCAAAAAAAATGATCTAA
- the truB gene encoding tRNA pseudouridine(55) synthase TruB — translation MKKNRLNLNGVIVVNKSKDISSNKVLQQLKYLFNAQKAGHTGTLDPMATGVLPICFGRATKIAQYLLDADKEYIATIKLGIETDSGDAEGSVVAENKDIPELTEFLIETVLEKFRGEISQVPPMYSALKYNGQPLYKLAREGKKVEIKPRSIKIYELELLDFSETTIRVRVKCSKGTYIRSLAIDIGKELGCGGHLIALQRTQSGPFNLDQAFSLEQLKGLNFEEKIASIANIESVFVDKPIYSLEEKEKDNLYKRGLLADKPNLDKTVRIYDDGKFVAIAEFDKGKLISKKFFDQDILISE, via the coding sequence ATGAAAAAAAATAGATTAAATCTAAATGGTGTAATAGTAGTCAATAAATCTAAAGATATTAGTTCAAATAAAGTTCTTCAACAACTTAAATACTTATTCAATGCTCAGAAAGCCGGGCATACAGGTACGCTAGATCCTATGGCGACAGGAGTTTTACCTATATGTTTTGGTAGAGCAACTAAGATAGCCCAATATTTGCTTGATGCGGATAAAGAATATATTGCGACTATTAAGTTAGGTATTGAGACTGATAGTGGTGATGCTGAAGGTAGTGTAGTTGCTGAAAATAAAGATATACCAGAACTAACAGAATTTTTAATTGAGACTGTGTTAGAAAAGTTTCGTGGAGAAATATCTCAAGTACCTCCAATGTATTCAGCTCTTAAATATAATGGTCAACCGTTGTATAAGCTTGCTAGAGAGGGTAAAAAAGTTGAGATAAAACCACGTAGTATAAAAATATATGAATTAGAGTTATTAGATTTCTCTGAAACTACTATAAGAGTGCGAGTTAAATGCTCTAAAGGAACCTATATCAGGAGTTTAGCTATAGATATAGGTAAAGAATTAGGCTGTGGTGGACATCTGATAGCTTTACAGAGAACTCAAAGTGGGCCTTTTAATTTAGATCAGGCATTTAGCCTTGAGCAACTAAAAGGTTTAAACTTTGAAGAAAAAATTGCTAGTATAGCTAATATAGAGAGTGTGTTTGTTGATAAGCCGATATATTCTCTTGAAGAAAAAGAGAAGGATAATTTATATAAAAGAGGGCTTTTAGCAGATAAACCAAACCTAGATAAAACAGTTAGAATATATGATGATGGAAAGTTTGTTGCTATAGCTGAATTTGATAAAGGTAAATTAATAAGTAAAAAATTTTTTGATCAGGATATATTGATAAGTGAGTAA
- a CDS encoding NADH dehydrogenase has protein sequence MLRKLFLVVFISLPLLTTAKPLTLAQVKKQESQQVGKIHFSKWFFSIYDATLLTQNGTFSWDKPFLLKIHYLRNISGKTIAKHTIQQIYEQHPMDVNDNSKEYSKVFNKLIPNVKKGSNLYGYMDQNGNGYLYSDSGVVGEIPSKKLSKYFFEIWLSDKSSNITLSKKLRGLL, from the coding sequence ATGCTTAGGAAACTATTTTTAGTAGTATTTATCAGTCTTCCACTTCTAACTACTGCTAAACCTTTGACTTTAGCTCAAGTAAAAAAACAAGAGTCTCAGCAAGTAGGTAAGATACATTTTTCAAAATGGTTCTTTAGTATATATGATGCGACTCTTCTTACTCAAAATGGTACCTTTAGCTGGGATAAGCCATTTTTATTAAAAATTCACTATCTAAGAAATATCAGTGGTAAAACTATAGCTAAGCATACGATACAACAGATTTACGAACAACATCCAATGGATGTAAATGATAATTCTAAAGAATATAGTAAAGTATTTAACAAACTAATACCAAACGTAAAAAAAGGTTCAAATCTTTATGGTTATATGGATCAAAATGGTAATGGTTATCTATATTCAGACTCAGGGGTGGTTGGTGAAATACCTTCAAAAAAACTATCTAAATATTTCTTTGAAATATGGCTAAGCGATAAATCATCAAATATTACGCTTTCGAAAAAACTAAGGGGATTATTATGA
- a CDS encoding SAM-dependent methyltransferase — translation MFEKLVKKNLLESLNKIEYGELHLTTPEGDTIFTKGGKPGPTADLKLKDWRTVVNLKLKADIGFAADYRDGYWETSDLKSLILLGLENEEAFGQYMEPNILFKILQKLGYLTKRNNIKQSKKNIHAHYDLGNEFYKLWLDKTMTYSSALYKNVDETLEQAQINKYQNIIDKFDKKDGSIIEIGCGWGGFAETALNNGNYSVKGITLSQEQHDYAKDRLTAKNADIVIEDYRIQEGKYDYLVSIEMIEAVGREYWSTYFSKLKSLIKQDGKIIIQSIVIDDKLFADYAKGTDMIRTFIFPGGFLPSIEQINLELDKVGLKCINKEFFGKDYAKTLDEWDRNFINVEQNLIKLGFDKRFQRMWRFYLNSCSAAFTHGRIDVAQLEIVHA, via the coding sequence ATGTTTGAAAAGCTAGTAAAGAAAAACCTCCTTGAATCACTAAATAAAATTGAATACGGCGAGCTACACTTGACTACTCCCGAAGGTGATACAATATTTACAAAAGGTGGCAAGCCAGGTCCAACAGCAGATCTTAAACTTAAAGATTGGCGTACAGTTGTAAACTTAAAATTAAAAGCTGATATTGGTTTTGCAGCAGACTATCGTGATGGTTACTGGGAAACTTCAGATCTAAAATCTCTTATTTTGTTAGGTCTAGAAAATGAAGAAGCTTTTGGCCAATATATGGAACCAAATATACTTTTCAAAATACTACAAAAACTTGGTTATCTAACCAAACGTAATAATATCAAGCAAAGCAAAAAAAACATCCATGCACATTACGACCTAGGCAATGAGTTTTATAAGCTATGGTTAGATAAAACCATGACCTACTCTTCTGCTTTATATAAAAATGTTGATGAAACATTAGAGCAAGCGCAAATAAATAAGTATCAAAATATTATTGATAAATTTGATAAGAAAGATGGTTCAATTATTGAAATCGGTTGTGGTTGGGGCGGCTTTGCTGAGACTGCTTTAAATAATGGCAACTATTCTGTCAAAGGTATTACACTTTCTCAAGAGCAACATGATTATGCTAAAGATCGCTTAACTGCTAAAAACGCTGATATAGTTATTGAAGATTATCGTATTCAAGAAGGTAAGTATGACTATTTGGTTTCTATTGAAATGATTGAGGCTGTTGGTAGAGAATACTGGTCCACATACTTTTCAAAGCTTAAATCACTAATAAAGCAAGATGGTAAAATTATTATCCAAAGTATAGTTATTGATGACAAGCTTTTTGCTGATTATGCAAAAGGCACTGATATGATTAGAACTTTTATATTTCCTGGAGGATTCTTACCGTCTATAGAACAAATAAATCTTGAACTAGATAAAGTAGGTCTTAAATGTATCAATAAAGAATTCTTTGGCAAAGATTATGCAAAAACTCTAGATGAATGGGATAGAAATTTTATCAATGTAGAACAAAACCTAATCAAACTTGGTTTTGATAAACGCTTCCAAAGAATGTGGCGTTTTTACCTAAACTCATGTAGTGCAGCATTTACACATGGTCGTATTGATGTTGCCCAACTGGAGATAGTCCATGCTTAG